A single genomic interval of Hevea brasiliensis isolate MT/VB/25A 57/8 chromosome 4, ASM3005281v1, whole genome shotgun sequence harbors:
- the LOC110662148 gene encoding PHD finger protein ING1, with protein sequence MSFLDEFQANLESLPNILQKKYALLRDLDRSLQEIQRQNEQRCEQEIDDIKQGVKAGNITPDTSLIRFSDEALDEQKHSIRIADEKVALAVQAYDLVDAHIQQLDQYLKKFDEELRRERESAAAIALPGSSLDGGAKSGRTSEGGRGGRKKTRLATEAATAATSANPTGMELDCPVDPNEPTYCFCQQVSYGEMVACDNPHCTIEWFHFGCVGLKEQPKGKWYCSDCAAVKNRRKGR encoded by the exons ATGTCATTCCTCGACGAATTCCAAGCCA ACCTGGAATCACTGCCTAATATTCTGCAGAAGAAGTATGCCTTGTTGCGTGATCTAGATAGAAGTTTGCAGG AAATCCAGCGACAAAATGAACAACGTTGTGAACAAGAAATCGATGATATTAAGCAAGGAGTTAAGGCTGGAAATATTACACCTGATACCTCACTTATCAGATTCTCAGATGAGGCACTTGACGAACAAAAGCATAGCATCAGAATTGCAGATGAAAAGGTTGCATTGGCCGTCCAAGCATATGATTTG GTTGATGCACACATACAACAACTTGATCAATATCTAAAAAAGTTCGATGAGGAGCTTCGACGTG aaagagAGAGTGCTGCAGCAATTGCATTGCCTGGTTCAAGTCTTGATGGTGGTGCTAAATCTGGAAGGACTAGTGAGGGTGGCAGAGGAGGGCGCAAAAA AACACGCCTGGCTACAGAAGCAGCAACAGCGGCAACTTCAGCAAATCCTACTGGTATGGAATTAGATTGTCCAGTGGATCCAAATGAACCAACCTACTGTTTCTGCCAGCAAGTTAGCTATGGAGAGATGGTAGCTTGTGATAACCCTCAT TGCACCATAGAATGGTTCcattttggctgtgttggtctgaAAGAACAACCAAAAGGGAAATGGTATTGTTCAGATTGTGCTGCTGTAAAAAATCGACGGAAAGGCAGATGA